The following proteins are encoded in a genomic region of Primulina huaijiensis isolate GDHJ02 chromosome 3, ASM1229523v2, whole genome shotgun sequence:
- the LOC140972766 gene encoding uncharacterized protein isoform X4, translated as MAEDKGLSTVEASKPNPTPNGPDKLANSSNTTQSRNLKTAKEFISSVAARIADQPLQCFGPEVWGVLTAISEKARQRCQGLNIPLTCEEHCIGRLVDDTRFRITAPAVSANHCKIYRKKVSAADTKLPSDNCSVFLKDSSTNGTYLNWEKLNKSGSQMKLCHGDIISIAVAPDHEYAFAFVFREIQKSSVVNGLLKRKAEELGTENKRLKGIGIGALDGPISLDDFRSLEKSNKELRKLLEDQVAINGALHSENRASTEKHESEMRGLQESISKSYRSEFNMLNQNLEAKKKELAELNRTFAEQRHEMENFNKRLIASKQSCVEANEIIDSQKASMSELKTLLDEERDQRRREREKATADLILSIQRIRAETAEEIKRVSDGALMREKEQLERINKLQDAEKERCSLVETLRSKLEDTRQKLVDSDNKVRQLEGQIHEELLASAQSRKRVEEIEHDRKRLIEELDREKQAAREEAWAKVSALELEISVALRDLDFERRRLKGARERIMLRGDISVVCKAAGTTQGNAKNTRRRRELQDHICWC; from the exons ATGGCCGAGGACAAGGGGTTATCGACTGTCGAGGCCTCTAAGCCGAATCCGACCCCAAATGGTCCTGACAAGCTTGCCAACAGCAGTAACACTACACAGTCCAGAAATCTGAAAACTGCTAAGGAGTTTATATCATCAGTGGCCGCGAGAATCGCCGATCAGCCGCTGCAATGCTTCGGCCCCGAAGTTTGGGGTGTGCTCACTGCCATATCAGAAAAGGCACGCCAGCGCTGTCAG GGTCTAAATATACCTCTGACTTGTGAAGAACACTGCATCGGTCGGTTAGTGGATGACACACGTTTTCGGATCACTGCACCTGCTGTAAGTGCTAATCATTGCAAGATTTATCGGAAGAAGGTTTCTGCTGCAGATACAAAACTTCCATCGGACAACTGTTCTGTGTTCTTGAAAGATTCTAG CACGAATGGTACATATTTAAATTGGGAGAAATTGAATAAAAGTGGTTCTCAAATGAAGCTGTGCCATGGAGACATAATCTCAATAGCGGTTGCTCCAGATCATG AATATGCTTTTGCATTTGTATTTCGGGAAATTCAGAAATCCTCTGTTGTAAATGGATTACTGAAGAGAAAAGCTG AGGAACTTGGTACTGAGAACAAAAGACTGAAAGGGATTGGCATAGGAGCTTTAGATGGTCCAATATCGCTCGACGATTTTCGGAGCCTTGAAAAATCGAACAAG GAACTTAGGAAACTTCTGGAAGATCAAGTTGCTATTAACGGAGCTTTGCACAGTGAAAACCGTGCATCTACTGAGAAGCATGAATCT GAAATGAGAGGGTTGCAAGAATCAATATCAAAATCTTATCGGTCTGAATTCAATATGCTGAACCAGAATTTAGAGGCTAAAAAGAAGGAACTGGCAGAATTGAATAGAACATTTGCTGAACAGAGACATGAGATGGAAAACTTTAACAAAAGACTTATTGCATCTAAGCAATCATGTGTTGAAGCCAATGAAATAATTGATAG CCAGAAGGCATCTATGTCAGAACTGAAAACTTTATTAGACGAAGAGCGTGATCAAAGAAGAAGAGAGCGGGAGAAAGCTACTGCAGATTTAATATTGTCAATCCAAAGAATTCGAGCTGAGACTGCAGAGGAAATAAAAAGAGTGTCAGATGGTGCTCTAATGCGGGAGAAAGAGCAACTGGAAAGGATAAACAAACTTCAG GATGCAGAGAAGGAAAGATGTTCATTGGTAGAGACTTTGAGGTCCAAATTG GAAGATACACGGCAAAAGCTGGTAGACTCTGATAATAAAGTTCGCCAGTTGGAGGGTCAAATTCATGAGGAGCTGCTGGCTTCTGCCCAGAGCAGAAAA AGGGTTGAAGAAATTGAACATGACAGAAAAAGGCTAATTGAAGAACTTGATCGCGAAAAG CAGGCAGCTCGGGAAGAAGCTTGGGCAAAGGTGTCTGCACTTGAACTTGAGATCAGTGTTGCTTTACGAGATCTTGATTTTGAAAGGCGTAGACTGAAAGGGGCTAGGGAAAGGATTATGCTCCG AGGAGATATCAGTGTTGTTTGTAAAGCAGCAGGAACAACTCAAGGCAATGCAAAGAACACTCGAAGACGAAGAGAATTACAAGACCACATCTGTTGGTGCTGA
- the LOC140972766 gene encoding uncharacterized protein isoform X2 has product MAEDKGLSTVEASKPNPTPNGPDKLANSSNTTQSRNLKTAKEFISSVAARIADQPLQCFGPEVWGVLTAISEKARQRCQGLNIPLTCEEHCIGRLVDDTRFRITAPAVSANHCKIYRKKVSAADTKLPSDNCSVFLKDSSTNGTYLNWEKLNKSGSQMKLCHGDIISIAVAPDHEYAFAFVFREIQKSSVVNGLLKRKAEELGTENKRLKGIGIGALDGPISLDDFRSLEKSNKELRKLLEDQVAINGALHSENRASTEKHESEMRGLQESISKSYRSEFNMLNQNLEAKKKELAELNRTFAEQRHEMENFNKRLIASKQSCVEANEIIDSQKASMSELKTLLDEERDQRRREREKATADLILSIQRIRAETAEEIKRVSDGALMREKEQLERINKLQDAEKERCSLVETLRSKLEDTRQKLVDSDNKVRQLEGQIHEELLASAQSRKRVEEIEHDRKRLIEELDREKAAREEAWAKVSALELEISVALRDLDFERRRLKGARERIMLRETQLRSFYSTTEEISVLFVKQQEQLKAMQRTLEDEENYKTTSVGADLNPEYIHVNRSLARDKETYEHKIVAKVGSGACHGHGRDQLELSSDEASTTEKHDCNVKSRGGGQDTEEVEITSDEHNIGGGLGSDINGNGKTPVLVGDAIGTEQFPETEAVGTSPILEGDVAETEHVVETESQSLHRRLKSDLNKFSASDDDETNSEAPDQAQNKSPDPSPLSQSNSPLAVQNPMEDTEGGGSIKTGDLLASEMLGSWACSTAPSAHGENDSPRSRYDEGTVLPVQDSNSLVAESQHIPSSKSDANASDTQNLILLCDMIAIISPNSKEQFSSTVIRDD; this is encoded by the exons ATGGCCGAGGACAAGGGGTTATCGACTGTCGAGGCCTCTAAGCCGAATCCGACCCCAAATGGTCCTGACAAGCTTGCCAACAGCAGTAACACTACACAGTCCAGAAATCTGAAAACTGCTAAGGAGTTTATATCATCAGTGGCCGCGAGAATCGCCGATCAGCCGCTGCAATGCTTCGGCCCCGAAGTTTGGGGTGTGCTCACTGCCATATCAGAAAAGGCACGCCAGCGCTGTCAG GGTCTAAATATACCTCTGACTTGTGAAGAACACTGCATCGGTCGGTTAGTGGATGACACACGTTTTCGGATCACTGCACCTGCTGTAAGTGCTAATCATTGCAAGATTTATCGGAAGAAGGTTTCTGCTGCAGATACAAAACTTCCATCGGACAACTGTTCTGTGTTCTTGAAAGATTCTAG CACGAATGGTACATATTTAAATTGGGAGAAATTGAATAAAAGTGGTTCTCAAATGAAGCTGTGCCATGGAGACATAATCTCAATAGCGGTTGCTCCAGATCATG AATATGCTTTTGCATTTGTATTTCGGGAAATTCAGAAATCCTCTGTTGTAAATGGATTACTGAAGAGAAAAGCTG AGGAACTTGGTACTGAGAACAAAAGACTGAAAGGGATTGGCATAGGAGCTTTAGATGGTCCAATATCGCTCGACGATTTTCGGAGCCTTGAAAAATCGAACAAG GAACTTAGGAAACTTCTGGAAGATCAAGTTGCTATTAACGGAGCTTTGCACAGTGAAAACCGTGCATCTACTGAGAAGCATGAATCT GAAATGAGAGGGTTGCAAGAATCAATATCAAAATCTTATCGGTCTGAATTCAATATGCTGAACCAGAATTTAGAGGCTAAAAAGAAGGAACTGGCAGAATTGAATAGAACATTTGCTGAACAGAGACATGAGATGGAAAACTTTAACAAAAGACTTATTGCATCTAAGCAATCATGTGTTGAAGCCAATGAAATAATTGATAG CCAGAAGGCATCTATGTCAGAACTGAAAACTTTATTAGACGAAGAGCGTGATCAAAGAAGAAGAGAGCGGGAGAAAGCTACTGCAGATTTAATATTGTCAATCCAAAGAATTCGAGCTGAGACTGCAGAGGAAATAAAAAGAGTGTCAGATGGTGCTCTAATGCGGGAGAAAGAGCAACTGGAAAGGATAAACAAACTTCAG GATGCAGAGAAGGAAAGATGTTCATTGGTAGAGACTTTGAGGTCCAAATTG GAAGATACACGGCAAAAGCTGGTAGACTCTGATAATAAAGTTCGCCAGTTGGAGGGTCAAATTCATGAGGAGCTGCTGGCTTCTGCCCAGAGCAGAAAA AGGGTTGAAGAAATTGAACATGACAGAAAAAGGCTAATTGAAGAACTTGATCGCGAAAAG GCAGCTCGGGAAGAAGCTTGGGCAAAGGTGTCTGCACTTGAACTTGAGATCAGTGTTGCTTTACGAGATCTTGATTTTGAAAGGCGTAGACTGAAAGGGGCTAGGGAAAGGATTATGCTCCG TGAAACTCAGCTTCGCTCTTTCTATTCTACTACAGAGGAGATATCAGTGTTGTTTGTAAAGCAGCAGGAACAACTCAAGGCAATGCAAAGAACACTCGAAGACGAAGAGAATTACAAGACCACATCTGTTGGTGCTGACCTCAATCCAGAATATATCCATGTGAATCGATCTTTGGCCCGAGACAAGGAGACCTACGAACATAAGATTGTAGCTAAGGTAGGTTCAGGTGCATGCCATGGCCATGGCAGAGATCAACTTGAGTTATCAAGTGATGAAGCAAGTACGACAGAAAAGCATGACTGCAATGTCAAAAGCCGTGGTGGTGGTCAGGATACAGAGGAGGTGGAAATCACTAGTGATGAACATAACATTGGGGGTGGTTTGGGTTCTGATATCAATGGCAATGGCAAAACGCCCGTATTGGTAGGTGATGCTATTGGAACTGAACAATTCCCTGAAACCGAGGCCGTTGGTACATCACCAATTCTGGAAGGAGATGTTGCTGAAACTGAACATGTTGTGGAAACTGAAAGTCAATCTCTTCACAGAAGGCTGAAATctgatttaaataaatttagcgcCTCGGATGATGATGAAACAAACTCAGAAGCTCCGGATCAGGCCCAAAACAAAAGTCCTGATCCTTCACCTCTCTCTCAATCGAACAGTCCTTTGGCCGTTCAGAACCCAATGGAAGACACTGAAGGTGGAGGAAGTATCAAAACAGGTGACCTTTTGGCATCAGAAATGCTTGGGAGTTGGGCATGCAGCACCGCTCCTTCTGCCCATGGAGAGAACGATTCTCCAAGAAGCAGATACGATGAAGGTACTGTGTTGCCTGTGCAGGACTCCAACAGTCTTGTAGCTGAGAGTCAACACATACCATCCTCAAAATCTGATGCTAATGCTTCTGACACTCAAAATCTAATTCTATTGTGCGATATGATAGCTATCATTTCTCCCAATTCCAAGGAACAATTTAGCAGCACTGTTATAAGAGATGATTAA
- the LOC140972766 gene encoding uncharacterized protein isoform X3, whose protein sequence is MAEDKGLSTVEASKPNPTPNGPDKLANSSNTTQSRNLKTAKEFISSVAARIADQPLQCFGPEVWGVLTAISEKARQRCQGLNIPLTCEEHCIGRLVDDTRFRITAPAVSANHCKIYRKKVSAADTKLPSDNCSVFLKDSSTNGTYLNWEKLNKSGSQMKLCHGDIISIAVAPDHEYAFAFVFREIQKSSVVNGLLKRKAEELGTENKRLKGIGIGALDGPISLDDFRSLEKSNKEMRGLQESISKSYRSEFNMLNQNLEAKKKELAELNRTFAEQRHEMENFNKRLIASKQSCVEANEIIDSQKASMSELKTLLDEERDQRRREREKATADLILSIQRIRAETAEEIKRVSDGALMREKEQLERINKLQDAEKERCSLVETLRSKLEDTRQKLVDSDNKVRQLEGQIHEELLASAQSRKRVEEIEHDRKRLIEELDREKQAAREEAWAKVSALELEISVALRDLDFERRRLKGARERIMLRETQLRSFYSTTEEISVLFVKQQEQLKAMQRTLEDEENYKTTSVGADLNPEYIHVNRSLARDKETYEHKIVAKVGSGACHGHGRDQLELSSDEASTTEKHDCNVKSRGGGQDTEEVEITSDEHNIGGGLGSDINGNGKTPVLVGDAIGTEQFPETEAVGTSPILEGDVAETEHVVETESQSLHRRLKSDLNKFSASDDDETNSEAPDQAQNKSPDPSPLSQSNSPLAVQNPMEDTEGGGSIKTGDLLASEMLGSWACSTAPSAHGENDSPRSRYDEGTVLPVQDSNSLVAESQHIPSSKSDANASDTQNLILLCDMIAIISPNSKEQFSSTVIRDD, encoded by the exons ATGGCCGAGGACAAGGGGTTATCGACTGTCGAGGCCTCTAAGCCGAATCCGACCCCAAATGGTCCTGACAAGCTTGCCAACAGCAGTAACACTACACAGTCCAGAAATCTGAAAACTGCTAAGGAGTTTATATCATCAGTGGCCGCGAGAATCGCCGATCAGCCGCTGCAATGCTTCGGCCCCGAAGTTTGGGGTGTGCTCACTGCCATATCAGAAAAGGCACGCCAGCGCTGTCAG GGTCTAAATATACCTCTGACTTGTGAAGAACACTGCATCGGTCGGTTAGTGGATGACACACGTTTTCGGATCACTGCACCTGCTGTAAGTGCTAATCATTGCAAGATTTATCGGAAGAAGGTTTCTGCTGCAGATACAAAACTTCCATCGGACAACTGTTCTGTGTTCTTGAAAGATTCTAG CACGAATGGTACATATTTAAATTGGGAGAAATTGAATAAAAGTGGTTCTCAAATGAAGCTGTGCCATGGAGACATAATCTCAATAGCGGTTGCTCCAGATCATG AATATGCTTTTGCATTTGTATTTCGGGAAATTCAGAAATCCTCTGTTGTAAATGGATTACTGAAGAGAAAAGCTG AGGAACTTGGTACTGAGAACAAAAGACTGAAAGGGATTGGCATAGGAGCTTTAGATGGTCCAATATCGCTCGACGATTTTCGGAGCCTTGAAAAATCGAACAAG GAAATGAGAGGGTTGCAAGAATCAATATCAAAATCTTATCGGTCTGAATTCAATATGCTGAACCAGAATTTAGAGGCTAAAAAGAAGGAACTGGCAGAATTGAATAGAACATTTGCTGAACAGAGACATGAGATGGAAAACTTTAACAAAAGACTTATTGCATCTAAGCAATCATGTGTTGAAGCCAATGAAATAATTGATAG CCAGAAGGCATCTATGTCAGAACTGAAAACTTTATTAGACGAAGAGCGTGATCAAAGAAGAAGAGAGCGGGAGAAAGCTACTGCAGATTTAATATTGTCAATCCAAAGAATTCGAGCTGAGACTGCAGAGGAAATAAAAAGAGTGTCAGATGGTGCTCTAATGCGGGAGAAAGAGCAACTGGAAAGGATAAACAAACTTCAG GATGCAGAGAAGGAAAGATGTTCATTGGTAGAGACTTTGAGGTCCAAATTG GAAGATACACGGCAAAAGCTGGTAGACTCTGATAATAAAGTTCGCCAGTTGGAGGGTCAAATTCATGAGGAGCTGCTGGCTTCTGCCCAGAGCAGAAAA AGGGTTGAAGAAATTGAACATGACAGAAAAAGGCTAATTGAAGAACTTGATCGCGAAAAG CAGGCAGCTCGGGAAGAAGCTTGGGCAAAGGTGTCTGCACTTGAACTTGAGATCAGTGTTGCTTTACGAGATCTTGATTTTGAAAGGCGTAGACTGAAAGGGGCTAGGGAAAGGATTATGCTCCG TGAAACTCAGCTTCGCTCTTTCTATTCTACTACAGAGGAGATATCAGTGTTGTTTGTAAAGCAGCAGGAACAACTCAAGGCAATGCAAAGAACACTCGAAGACGAAGAGAATTACAAGACCACATCTGTTGGTGCTGACCTCAATCCAGAATATATCCATGTGAATCGATCTTTGGCCCGAGACAAGGAGACCTACGAACATAAGATTGTAGCTAAGGTAGGTTCAGGTGCATGCCATGGCCATGGCAGAGATCAACTTGAGTTATCAAGTGATGAAGCAAGTACGACAGAAAAGCATGACTGCAATGTCAAAAGCCGTGGTGGTGGTCAGGATACAGAGGAGGTGGAAATCACTAGTGATGAACATAACATTGGGGGTGGTTTGGGTTCTGATATCAATGGCAATGGCAAAACGCCCGTATTGGTAGGTGATGCTATTGGAACTGAACAATTCCCTGAAACCGAGGCCGTTGGTACATCACCAATTCTGGAAGGAGATGTTGCTGAAACTGAACATGTTGTGGAAACTGAAAGTCAATCTCTTCACAGAAGGCTGAAATctgatttaaataaatttagcgcCTCGGATGATGATGAAACAAACTCAGAAGCTCCGGATCAGGCCCAAAACAAAAGTCCTGATCCTTCACCTCTCTCTCAATCGAACAGTCCTTTGGCCGTTCAGAACCCAATGGAAGACACTGAAGGTGGAGGAAGTATCAAAACAGGTGACCTTTTGGCATCAGAAATGCTTGGGAGTTGGGCATGCAGCACCGCTCCTTCTGCCCATGGAGAGAACGATTCTCCAAGAAGCAGATACGATGAAGGTACTGTGTTGCCTGTGCAGGACTCCAACAGTCTTGTAGCTGAGAGTCAACACATACCATCCTCAAAATCTGATGCTAATGCTTCTGACACTCAAAATCTAATTCTATTGTGCGATATGATAGCTATCATTTCTCCCAATTCCAAGGAACAATTTAGCAGCACTGTTATAAGAGATGATTAA
- the LOC140972766 gene encoding uncharacterized protein isoform X1, which translates to MAEDKGLSTVEASKPNPTPNGPDKLANSSNTTQSRNLKTAKEFISSVAARIADQPLQCFGPEVWGVLTAISEKARQRCQGLNIPLTCEEHCIGRLVDDTRFRITAPAVSANHCKIYRKKVSAADTKLPSDNCSVFLKDSSTNGTYLNWEKLNKSGSQMKLCHGDIISIAVAPDHEYAFAFVFREIQKSSVVNGLLKRKAEELGTENKRLKGIGIGALDGPISLDDFRSLEKSNKELRKLLEDQVAINGALHSENRASTEKHESEMRGLQESISKSYRSEFNMLNQNLEAKKKELAELNRTFAEQRHEMENFNKRLIASKQSCVEANEIIDSQKASMSELKTLLDEERDQRRREREKATADLILSIQRIRAETAEEIKRVSDGALMREKEQLERINKLQDAEKERCSLVETLRSKLEDTRQKLVDSDNKVRQLEGQIHEELLASAQSRKRVEEIEHDRKRLIEELDREKQAAREEAWAKVSALELEISVALRDLDFERRRLKGARERIMLRETQLRSFYSTTEEISVLFVKQQEQLKAMQRTLEDEENYKTTSVGADLNPEYIHVNRSLARDKETYEHKIVAKVGSGACHGHGRDQLELSSDEASTTEKHDCNVKSRGGGQDTEEVEITSDEHNIGGGLGSDINGNGKTPVLVGDAIGTEQFPETEAVGTSPILEGDVAETEHVVETESQSLHRRLKSDLNKFSASDDDETNSEAPDQAQNKSPDPSPLSQSNSPLAVQNPMEDTEGGGSIKTGDLLASEMLGSWACSTAPSAHGENDSPRSRYDEGTVLPVQDSNSLVAESQHIPSSKSDANASDTQNLILLCDMIAIISPNSKEQFSSTVIRDD; encoded by the exons ATGGCCGAGGACAAGGGGTTATCGACTGTCGAGGCCTCTAAGCCGAATCCGACCCCAAATGGTCCTGACAAGCTTGCCAACAGCAGTAACACTACACAGTCCAGAAATCTGAAAACTGCTAAGGAGTTTATATCATCAGTGGCCGCGAGAATCGCCGATCAGCCGCTGCAATGCTTCGGCCCCGAAGTTTGGGGTGTGCTCACTGCCATATCAGAAAAGGCACGCCAGCGCTGTCAG GGTCTAAATATACCTCTGACTTGTGAAGAACACTGCATCGGTCGGTTAGTGGATGACACACGTTTTCGGATCACTGCACCTGCTGTAAGTGCTAATCATTGCAAGATTTATCGGAAGAAGGTTTCTGCTGCAGATACAAAACTTCCATCGGACAACTGTTCTGTGTTCTTGAAAGATTCTAG CACGAATGGTACATATTTAAATTGGGAGAAATTGAATAAAAGTGGTTCTCAAATGAAGCTGTGCCATGGAGACATAATCTCAATAGCGGTTGCTCCAGATCATG AATATGCTTTTGCATTTGTATTTCGGGAAATTCAGAAATCCTCTGTTGTAAATGGATTACTGAAGAGAAAAGCTG AGGAACTTGGTACTGAGAACAAAAGACTGAAAGGGATTGGCATAGGAGCTTTAGATGGTCCAATATCGCTCGACGATTTTCGGAGCCTTGAAAAATCGAACAAG GAACTTAGGAAACTTCTGGAAGATCAAGTTGCTATTAACGGAGCTTTGCACAGTGAAAACCGTGCATCTACTGAGAAGCATGAATCT GAAATGAGAGGGTTGCAAGAATCAATATCAAAATCTTATCGGTCTGAATTCAATATGCTGAACCAGAATTTAGAGGCTAAAAAGAAGGAACTGGCAGAATTGAATAGAACATTTGCTGAACAGAGACATGAGATGGAAAACTTTAACAAAAGACTTATTGCATCTAAGCAATCATGTGTTGAAGCCAATGAAATAATTGATAG CCAGAAGGCATCTATGTCAGAACTGAAAACTTTATTAGACGAAGAGCGTGATCAAAGAAGAAGAGAGCGGGAGAAAGCTACTGCAGATTTAATATTGTCAATCCAAAGAATTCGAGCTGAGACTGCAGAGGAAATAAAAAGAGTGTCAGATGGTGCTCTAATGCGGGAGAAAGAGCAACTGGAAAGGATAAACAAACTTCAG GATGCAGAGAAGGAAAGATGTTCATTGGTAGAGACTTTGAGGTCCAAATTG GAAGATACACGGCAAAAGCTGGTAGACTCTGATAATAAAGTTCGCCAGTTGGAGGGTCAAATTCATGAGGAGCTGCTGGCTTCTGCCCAGAGCAGAAAA AGGGTTGAAGAAATTGAACATGACAGAAAAAGGCTAATTGAAGAACTTGATCGCGAAAAG CAGGCAGCTCGGGAAGAAGCTTGGGCAAAGGTGTCTGCACTTGAACTTGAGATCAGTGTTGCTTTACGAGATCTTGATTTTGAAAGGCGTAGACTGAAAGGGGCTAGGGAAAGGATTATGCTCCG TGAAACTCAGCTTCGCTCTTTCTATTCTACTACAGAGGAGATATCAGTGTTGTTTGTAAAGCAGCAGGAACAACTCAAGGCAATGCAAAGAACACTCGAAGACGAAGAGAATTACAAGACCACATCTGTTGGTGCTGACCTCAATCCAGAATATATCCATGTGAATCGATCTTTGGCCCGAGACAAGGAGACCTACGAACATAAGATTGTAGCTAAGGTAGGTTCAGGTGCATGCCATGGCCATGGCAGAGATCAACTTGAGTTATCAAGTGATGAAGCAAGTACGACAGAAAAGCATGACTGCAATGTCAAAAGCCGTGGTGGTGGTCAGGATACAGAGGAGGTGGAAATCACTAGTGATGAACATAACATTGGGGGTGGTTTGGGTTCTGATATCAATGGCAATGGCAAAACGCCCGTATTGGTAGGTGATGCTATTGGAACTGAACAATTCCCTGAAACCGAGGCCGTTGGTACATCACCAATTCTGGAAGGAGATGTTGCTGAAACTGAACATGTTGTGGAAACTGAAAGTCAATCTCTTCACAGAAGGCTGAAATctgatttaaataaatttagcgcCTCGGATGATGATGAAACAAACTCAGAAGCTCCGGATCAGGCCCAAAACAAAAGTCCTGATCCTTCACCTCTCTCTCAATCGAACAGTCCTTTGGCCGTTCAGAACCCAATGGAAGACACTGAAGGTGGAGGAAGTATCAAAACAGGTGACCTTTTGGCATCAGAAATGCTTGGGAGTTGGGCATGCAGCACCGCTCCTTCTGCCCATGGAGAGAACGATTCTCCAAGAAGCAGATACGATGAAGGTACTGTGTTGCCTGTGCAGGACTCCAACAGTCTTGTAGCTGAGAGTCAACACATACCATCCTCAAAATCTGATGCTAATGCTTCTGACACTCAAAATCTAATTCTATTGTGCGATATGATAGCTATCATTTCTCCCAATTCCAAGGAACAATTTAGCAGCACTGTTATAAGAGATGATTAA
- the LOC140972768 gene encoding AT-hook motif nuclear-localized protein 22-like, whose protein sequence is MDQLARGRPLPPPFLARDLQLHHHRQYQQQHHQNDPEDDQTGNRNPNRMVKRDRDENHGFPTTNSSTNMNTTTPTSEGKELAQLAGDPSEVTRRPRGRPSGSKNKPKPPIIITRDSANALRSHVMEVANGSDIQESISIFATRRQRGVSILSGNGTVTNVTLRQPSAPGAVVTLQGRFEILSLSGSFLPPPAPPAASGLTIYLAGGQGQVMGGTVVGPLLASGPVVIMAASFGNAAYERLPLEEEEAAVRGQGSGQLGSPGLVAQQMMNDPNTTMFQGMPQNFLNSCQLPSEAAYWGTGRPPF, encoded by the coding sequence ATGGATCAGCTTGCTCGAGGCCGCCCTTTACCACCGCCGTTCCTCGCCAGAGATCTTCAgctccaccaccaccgccaaTATCAGCAGCAGCATCACCAGAATGATCCAGAAGATGACCAAACCGGAAACAGGAACCCAAACCGTATGGTGAAGCGAGACCGTGACGAGAATCATGGTTTTCCGACCACTAATTCTTCCACCAACATGAATACCACCACGCCGACTTCTGAAGGCAAAGAGCTTGCGCAGCTCGCTGGCGATCCAAGCGAGGTCACTAGAAGACCTCGGGGCCGCCCCTCCGGCTCCAAGAACAAGCCTAAACCCCCCATCATAATCACTAGAGATAGTGCAAATGCACTCAGATCCCATGTTATGGAAGTTGCCAACGGCTCTGATATTCAGGAAAGTATATCAATCTTCGCCACAAGGCGGCAGAGAGGTGTTTCTATATTGAGCGGCAACGGCACGGTAACGAATGTCACACTCCGGCAGCCTTCTGCGCCGGGTGCGGTTGTGACTTTACAAGGCAGGTTCGAAATTCTCTCTCTTTCGGGTTCGTTTCTCCCGCCTCCAGCTCCGCCCGCCGCATCTGGTCTGACTATATATTTGGCCGGCGGGCAAGGACAGGTCATGGGGGGAACGGTTGTTGGGCCACTTCTGGCTTCCGGGCCGGTGGTGATAATGGCAGCATCATTTGGAAATGCAGCTTACGAGAGGCTGCCTCTGGAAGAAGAAGAGGCGGCGGTGAGAGGGCAGGGAAGCGGGCAACTGGGATCTCCGGGGCTTGTGGCTCAGCAGATGATGAATGATCCCAACACAACTATGTTTCAAGGGATGCCTCAAAATTTCTTAAATTCATGCCAATTACCATCTGAAGCAGCTTACTGGGGAACAGGTCGCCCTCCGTTTTAA